The Streptomyces sp. NBC_00102 genome segment CGGCGGGCCCTGTCGTCGATGCCGCCAGACATAGAGGGTGTGCGGTGATATGCCGAGGTACGCGGCGGCTTGCTTTACGTTGAGGAAGCAAGCGCGGCCAGCGCCGGCGGGGTCAGGCACAGCTGAGGGAGCGAGCAGCGATCGTGCAGGCATGGAGCTCTTCCAGTGAAGGGAAAAAAGTGAACGGGCCGAGACAGACAGCCCGTAGCCACGACGACTCCACCGCCAAGCACAGTCGAGCGCGAACACCTGAATGGTCCTGACGATCCCCGGTTTGGCTAACCGGGGATCGTCGGCTATGTTTCACGCCACCCCAGATGAGCTTGACGCATCTCCGTTTCGGGACGCGATCAGGTATTCAGTCGGTACGAGATCAGCACCCCTTGCAGGAGTGAGGATCTGTCGCTCTCCGGGGTGTTGTACATTGACATGCCTACGGCCAAGGTTCCAGTCTCTAGCCGTTCTTTCCTGTCTGCCGTGAGCGATTCCCCCGATTAATCAGGAACTCATGGCCATTTCTTCCCACACAGCAAGTAGATCGGGTTCAGCCGAACTTCGGTGAGTGACTTGACTTGGCTCGATAGAAACCAAGTTGTCGACTGATCAAGGGCGTCGCTTTGAGCGGCTGCGGGCCAGGGGCGCCGGGATCAGTGCGCTTCGGGTCCCCGCCGAGGCTGCGCAGGGGTGGGACCCGCCA includes the following:
- a CDS encoding AlpA family transcriptional regulator, yielding MPARSLLAPSAVPDPAGAGRACFLNVKQAAAYLGISPHTLYVWRHRRQGPPSFRMGPRGRVMYRRTALDAWIHDQERADSRSNPALNPLGEAPQRRRNPGA